The sequence AAGCTCCATTGGTTGGCCTGGTAAGGATATGCTGCATGATTGTTGGTTTCTGCGGTATTGCCTTTTGCTATGAGCCCTTTGAAGACATTCAACAAAAAACGACCTCTAATAAATTGTCAATTATTACGTTACGAATTCTTGATCGTAACAGAAAAGTGATGATGCAGGGTAATGCGTTTTTTATTTCAAATACCGGTGATGCCATAACCAGTCGCCATCTTTTTGATAAGGCATTTTTCATTGAAGCGGTTACTACCGACGGCAAGGTGTATCCGGTTGATACGATTGTTTGTGAAGATAAGGAAGGGGATTTGATCTGGATATCAGTACCGATTCCCAAGGATATAATTCATCCCCTTGATATTAAAAAAACGTTGCCTTCGGTTGGTGAACAGATCATGGTAATGGTGAGTGCAACGCTTGTTTCCGATGGCGAGGTCTCTTCAATTATTTCAATCCCCAATTTCGGCAACCTGATAAAAATTTCCGCCCCCGTATCTCAGGGCGCGACCGGAAGTCCGGTGGTGGATATGAACGGGGAAGTAGTTGGTGTTGCAGTGCTTCATAATATCGATGGCCAAAACCATGTCCATGCCCTTCCCGGCAGCAGAATAATAAAAATGGAAAAAACAAAAGGAATCACCTTAGCCCAGTGGCAATCATCCCGTCTTGAAAACAGGAAAGCCGTTGCAGAAGAGCTCTATGCCGGAGCACTTCCCTTTATCCAGACCGGAAAATATGAAGATGCACTGAAGCATCTTATAGCAGCAGTAAAGAAATATCCCGGTTATGTAATAGCCTATACCCAACTGGCTTACTGCTATAAAAAACTCGGAGCACTCCAGGAGGCCGGCGAAGCTCTTGAGGCAATTATCCGAATAAGTCCCAAAGATACGAGAGCTTACTACAATCTGGCGCTAAATTTTACTGAGCTTGGGTTATATAACGATGCCATGATTACTCTGCGCGAGGCCTTGAAAATTGATGATGAATTTCCTGCAGCCTATACGCTTATGGCATGGATATACAACGAAACGGGATCGCTGGATGAAGCGGTCAAACCATGCAAAAAGGCGATAAGTATCAAACCCGATTTCGACTATGCTCATGTTGTACTGGGAACAGTCTACATGAAAAGAAACCAGTTCGACTGGGCGGTCAATTCATTCAAGCAGGCAATTAATATCAATCCCGAAAATATCGATGCCTATCTCAATCTTGCACAAGCCTATAACAGACAGGGGATGAATGAGAAGGAACTCGAAATACTATCACAGGCTAATAAGGCGAATCCCGGAAATTTCACTATACTGAAAAACCTTGGTGAAGTCTGTATCAATCAGGAAGAATACTATAAGGCTAAAGGGTATCTTAAGAAAGCCCGGGAAATCAACAGCAATGATCCTGATGTTTTATATAATCTCGGGATGGCATATTTGAAGGGCGGAGATAAGAATAAAGCGATGGCATACTACAAAACACTGAGACGGATTGATAATATCAGAGCGGAAAAACTTAAGAGGCATATTAAATAGTATGGAAAAATCTTTTTTTAAAGAGGAATCGGTACAAAATTATTCTGTTCGGCTTGCCTTCGTGGTGTTGCATAAATAATTTTATTTATTCATTATTAAAAAATTATCATCGTAATGCTCCCGCAAAACAACGTGAAACCCTTTTCGATTCTCCTCGCAATCCATGAGCAGGCCGACTCAATAGGTCCCTTTATTCATGCACTCAGTCTGGCTTCAATCATGAAAGGCGAATTGGAAATTATCGATGTCCGCAGAGATTGTCATCATGGTGACCTTGGCGTGAGGCGAACTTTTGAACAGTGGCGTATGCTTCCGGCCGGATCAAACAGAAGTGACGTTGGTAAGATGGGGATTAATGTCAAAAAAATTCTTAAAAAGGGCCATTCCGAAAAAGCCATAGGAAAACGGCTGGAGCGACGCAACCATGATCTTCTTGTAATCGGAACCGATACCCGAAGCGGATTTTCTGGTCTTTTCGGACAGTATGTCGCCGAGCATCTGGCACAATCATATCGCCAGACAACGCTCTACGTGCCCGGAAAAACCCGCCCTTTTGTCGACAGCCTCTCGGGTAAAATCGGCCTGAAAAAAATTCTGATACCCATCACCGAACACCCCTGCGCAGAACCTGCAATCAAACTGACCAAAAATATTCTCCATTCTTCCAGTCTCCATTCGGCCGAAGTAACCGGATTTCATGTTGGAGAAAGTTTTCCGGTTTTATCATCCCTTGTCTTGGAAAATCTCATATGGAACGAAGTGCTTTTTGTTCCGAAGGGGGATAAACTCGT is a genomic window of Chitinivibrionales bacterium containing:
- a CDS encoding tetratricopeptide repeat protein, with translation MSLEYPITVAGNTNKAPLVGLVRICCMIVGFCGIAFCYEPFEDIQQKTTSNKLSIITLRILDRNRKVMMQGNAFFISNTGDAITSRHLFDKAFFIEAVTTDGKVYPVDTIVCEDKEGDLIWISVPIPKDIIHPLDIKKTLPSVGEQIMVMVSATLVSDGEVSSIISIPNFGNLIKISAPVSQGATGSPVVDMNGEVVGVAVLHNIDGQNHVHALPGSRIIKMEKTKGITLAQWQSSRLENRKAVAEELYAGALPFIQTGKYEDALKHLIAAVKKYPGYVIAYTQLAYCYKKLGALQEAGEALEAIIRISPKDTRAYYNLALNFTELGLYNDAMITLREALKIDDEFPAAYTLMAWIYNETGSLDEAVKPCKKAISIKPDFDYAHVVLGTVYMKRNQFDWAVNSFKQAININPENIDAYLNLAQAYNRQGMNEKELEILSQANKANPGNFTILKNLGEVCINQEEYYKAKGYLKKAREINSNDPDVLYNLGMAYLKGGDKNKAMAYYKTLRRIDNIRAEKLKRHIK